TTTTACACAGGAGGTAAATGTGAAGTGTGTGTAGACGGGCGTTACGGTGACGGCTGTTTAAATGCATGTGAGTTTcatactatataatatatattaagaaaagcGCTAATTATCTCATACAATGTCTTATGTTATAAGATTACATTGATATTTATCTAAATTAAGACTAGGAGGTTCGATTAAACAGTGAACATACgacaaacatgcatttattttctttggtACACAGATGCTACGGAAATCATGTCatacaattgcatttttttaaatttcttttttattattcggTCAAGTAAAAATGTGATGATAAAGACACCCTATATCATTCCTTGTTTACTGTTTGTTTCTGTTAATTAAAGTGATAAGATgaactaaatgtttttttactattCGAACGACATATGCTATGTATTATTAAATTAGAATAAATCATGACTTACCTGATAATAAAACCAAAAATGTTctattacatttataattagCTGATCGAAATGTTCCGACAGAGAGAGATAAATTAAAGCATGGTGCAACTATTGGTGGTGCTATTGGTGCTCTTCTTGTAGTAGCAGCAGCGGTTATATTTGCTGTCACCATTCTTAAACGAAggtataattccaaaaaaaaaaaatacgaaacattcatatttgtctattaaaaacttgcatattgaacaaaataattaatcttGATAATATATGCAGTTACCGTTAAATTCGTAATATCGTGTCAAAGCCTCTTttttcatgtttgcattttaaagaaataagttaTGCTGCAAAAAGCCACGAGATGAACAACTGAGCGAAGAAACACCTGAGCCAGTTGTGTACGCTACAGTGCAAAACAGAAGTAATGTGATATTGTccttttaataataaatattcaactCATCATTAACATAATTACGTTTAAGTTTTGCAATAACATATCTTTAAACACTACATGGTGCCgtatacaataaaacattggcAAAGAACAAATAAACGTCGTTCTTTGAAAccagtttgatattttatatattgatcACATTCTTAAAACCTGTGCTTAATGCGTTGTTTTACAGGACACACACACGACCCCGCTCTACAAAGGGAGTCAAGTCATTATGGCGGACAGGCACAAACACCTCACACTTCATTTACAGAGCACCATGCTGAAACTGGTAAAACTAGTCAAACCTAAACTTATAAGTTGATAGTTTAGCTCGATTGTAAAGACAGCTGTAAGCTGATATACATCATTTTCGAGGCAGTGTTCTGGGTAGACATTTGTGACGATGTCCTGCCTTTGTGAGACCTTGCCTTGGTGGGCCTCGAATCCAATACTTTTGGGGTGAGAGTAAGACACTAAAGTATTAGAATACATTCTCGTATGATATACCTGGCGGGTAATATTTTTCGATAACTACATATCCCTTATTCTTTGTGTTAAACATGTATGAGCAATGTTATCTTGCATTTACCTTGAAGGAAACAACTTATACGAGGACATTTTAAAAGCAACTGATGATTCAAACATTGTTCAAGAGAACGTTGAACAAGAAGCAGGACACAGAGTGAACATACGAACACAACACGTTGAACTGGTGATGACCGACGAAACAACTGAAGATGATGGACTTGAAGTTGGTATTCTTTACAATGTACAATcgtttataatgtatttcattGTGCAAAGAATTGCTGTcacgttttaaatgtttgctttctgatgtgtgtaaatatttgttaaagacGTACAATAGTACAGCGTTaaatttttcactgttttaataATACCATAAATATCCTTTAGATGAGGATGACCAAGAAGCACGAGCAATAGCAGTCAAATTTGAAGAGAAGGGCGGTACATATTGCAACAATGTtgatacaataaataaacaaaaagtcGCTGTTAACAGCTTAACGAAATACGTGATTGAAAAAACTGACACAGATATTGAAGAAGAATTTGAggtaaaaaaacttcattttttgtGCACTGAAAACTATCCATCatacttgaaatatttcattaaatgtgttatatcatgtttttccaatttaaaaacattcgaCAAATGCATAGTACAGTGGAGTAAATCAGATTGTTAGAAATTGACAGACAAAGTGCATAGTTATGAATGTTGCAATTTTCTTGCAGAAATTTCCGTATGGATTGACAAAACCATACGCCGTGTCGCAGAAGCACGAACATATTCAACGAAACAGATATAAAGGGATTTATCCATGTATGGTTTGCCTTTTAATAGCATTTGGCGTTAAggaaaattaacataaaaatgcatttggttGGACATGTTTATCTCTCCCTGTAATCGTGTTGCATGTCTACAAATTTCCCATGTTTATGCTTCgatgtatatgtgtgtatactagtctagttttaatatttattattatgaataaatcaaaatatggaATCATCAATCATGAGAATGTTTATGTGTATTGTCATTGGACACATATTAGTATCTATTTACAGACGACGACACAAGGGTTAAGCTCCGTAACAGTCAGACAGATTACATTAATGCTAGTCACATAGATGTAAGTGAGCCGTAATTTGTGTTTCGTATGTGTTGCCTATAAGCCTTCATTTAAAAAGGTGAACGATGCATAATTTGAACAttaattaaatgacatatacaaaattacaatattttcttCAGAATCTAACAGTGTTTTTCTCACATAGAAGGTGAAAATTGAGAGGTACTTGACGTAACTCAAACAATATACGTTTATTTCAGGGGTATAATAAACGACATGCGTACATTGCAGCCCTAGGTAAAATATGCgctttcatttatttcaaacttttgaatcataacaatatatagTATAGACAATTGATAGTCACTTTTCGCCAACATGATCAGACGATATCTTACtgagaaaatatgtttacaag
This genomic stretch from Mya arenaria isolate MELC-2E11 chromosome 10, ASM2691426v1 harbors:
- the LOC128204685 gene encoding uncharacterized protein LOC128204685 — translated: MELTALWIAAEVAKGKIAAPQTEHATAGEIITVTNVKTVLQVADRNVPTERDKLKHGATIGGAIGALLVVAAAVIFAVTILKRRNKLCCKKPRDEQLSEETPEPVVYATVQNRRHTHDPALQRESSHYGGQAQTPHTSFTEHHAETGNNLYEDILKATDDSNIVQENVEQEAGHRVNIRTQHVELVMTDETTEDDGLEMRMTKKHEQ